From Watersipora subatra chromosome 2, tzWatSuba1.1, whole genome shotgun sequence, one genomic window encodes:
- the LOC137387462 gene encoding HAUS augmin-like complex subunit 6, giving the protein MSSAGEKRQVFYTNMLLLGFDGKAPSPNHFNKVVAFNVDMFKVPNKSAFEVVIYFLFTKLSPSRAKEEFRDCWPILDKKREQMFRRVCNGWLSQIAQNEPDAHLPKIVPSVFQSPGGDRFCHLIFAFSTYVLTQIMKQKHGVKEKDMLRRPLLTPQNMDLSSAMTQALYCSVIEHRQRFFERIQIRESLHKSWQKSASVMVQDYRRLSKDLRQSEAEIEKLLAKHADKGFSSPVRRDGPRKNLSLSTRHGRVFDTNIESVNRKDKVKKVRELWHTVEGFLASSVTQQEVVSSILSGVVNKYVLDAAALDLRVPEMLLRECERELLKRDIGNTYKAGKLDLLSILHLWNLSMHLYLEKFEEADRLDLTNQLKDLQPKVHGQHSQLQGCRELARDLHDRLIPELKESVRDLKSKHYGKEQEQSTYGSKLGMSLQPLTPPLVFDSSKVSEADLQSTQLSFTPTTSHRESTPEALSRILKSVNKSMQPQRLACKDLTNQAPDNSSTSGPILSPLAQGRLLPRNGGEFGDLSFGESSRNGHNSPAVNNARVQVSRVGSKQMTRLLKDRPPSEGGVFSPDDTPDGDSPVLLRSQAALSDTTPTSVKGSWTSAQRRYQNGRSCPESGDAESPSDVLAARIAQTIIEVGDVDRVSPTEEQLSKSLKDSEYSLPNVLDELGVSGFVKRDKIGRTPDTSMSGTRGRSILGMGEDKNKTGKVIFASHVGSAQDAFSDEENIITVDTLATERSSYSDASSKTNSSSSHTSSHEGELAENSEFESPRSSTIPTGSFKPADWSDMERSLRGQVFRTPECARRLSRDMVTPERAACKGRELVHSVLDEQPLFIDSPMAESFQTEVDADLLDLLPYEASLHESSGFVPSSMPPFDLSQNCKPSGVNRNEEKPSSVAHQDDTEDLIEQYRKLKEMTTAATANQYHLSTAANQFAEMVTPTNQKLTKQTTKPLSRDDAIW; this is encoded by the exons ATGTCGTCAGCAGGAGAGAAGAGACAAGTCTTTTATacaaacatgttgttattaggATTCGATGGCAAAGCTCCCTCACCTAACCATTTTAACAAAGTGGTTGCATTTAATGT GGATATGTTCAAGGTGCCTAACAAGAGTGCCTTTGAGGTAGTCATATACTTTCTGTTCACAAAGTTGAGCCCGTCAAGAGCTAAGGAGGAATTCAG GGACTGCTGGCCAATTCTTGACAAAAAGAGAGAGCAGATGTTTAGGAGAGTTTGCAATGGCTGGCTTTCTCAAATAGCACAG AATGAGCCAGATGCTCACCTTCCCAAAATTGTTCCTTCAGTTTTCCAGTCGCCCGGAGGGGACAGATTCTGCCATCTCATATTTGCTTTTTCTACTTATGTTCTCACTCAGATTATGAAACAGAAGCATG GAGTAAAAGAAAAAGATATGTTGAGGAGACCTTTGCTTACCCCTCAGAATATGGATCTCTCCTCAGCTATGACACAAGCCCTGTACTGCTCTGTTATAGAGCACCGCCAAAGGTTTTTCGAAAGGATTCAGATACGAGAGTCTTTACATAAAAGTTGGCAGAAGTCAGCAAG TGTGATGGTTCAGGATTATCGGAGGCTGTCTAAAGACTTGAGGCAGAGTGAAGCAGAGATTGAGAAATTGCTTGCCAAGCATGCGGATAAGGGCTTCAGCTCTCCAGTGCGGAGGGATGGGCCCCGCAAAAACCTGTCATTATCTACCAGACACGGTCGAGTGTTTGATACAAACATTGAGAGTGTCAATCGCAAAGATAAGGTTAAAAAG GTAAGAGAGTTATGGCACACAGTTGAAGGGTTTCTAGCATCTTCTGTCACTCAACAGGAAGTTGTATCTTCAATTCTCTCAGGGGTTGTGAACAAATACGTGTTGGATGCAGCTGCCCTCGACCTTCGAGTACCCGAAATGCTACTGAGAGAGTGTGAGCGAGAGCTGCTCAAG AGAGACATAGGCAATACCTATAAAGCAGGGAAGCTGGATCTACTGAG CATTTTACACTTATGGAATCTCAGTATGCATCTTTATTTGGAGAAATTTGAGGAGGCTGACAGGTTGGATTTAACTAATCAACTGAAAGATCTTCAACCCAAA GTGCATGGGCAACACTCTCAGCTGCAAGGATGCAGGGAGCTGGCTAGGGATTTGCACGATCGGCTGATACCAGAGCTTAAAGAATCTGTTCGAGATCTAAAATCCAAGCATTACGGCAAGGAGCAGGAACAGAGTACATATGGTAGTAAG CTAGGGATGTCTCTACAGCCTCTCACTCCTCCTCTTGTGTTTGACTCTAGCAAGGTATCCGAGGCTGATCTGCAATCCACCCAGCTCAGTTTTACTCCAACTACATCACATCGAG AGTCAACCCCCGAGGCACTCTCGAGGATTTTGAAGTCTGTGAACAAGTCTATGCAGCCACAGAGACTGGCATGCAAAGATTTGACCAATCAGGCACCAGACAATAGTTCAACATCAGGTCCAATCTTATCTCCCCTCGCTCAGGGGAGGTTGTTGCCGAGGAATGGTGGAGAGTTCGGAGATCTGTCCTTTGG AGAGAGTTCACGGAATGGGCACAACTCTCCAGCAGTTAACAATGCCAGAGTGCAGGTGTCCAGAGTGGGCAGCAAGCAGATGACACGGTTGCTCAAGGATAGACCACCCAGTGAGGGAGGAGTCTTCTCCCCCGATGATACACC GGATGGTGATAGTCCAGTACTACTGCGAAGTCAAGCTGCGCTATCTGACACCACCCCAACATCTGTTAAAGGTTCTTGGACAAG TGCTCAAAGAAGATATCAAAATGGGAGATCGTGTCCAGAGTCAGGAGATGCTGAGTCACCTAGCGACGTTTTGGCAGCCAGA ATTGCTCAGACTATAATTGAGGTTGGAGATGTGGATAGGGTGTCTCCCACTGAAGAGCAGTTGAGCAAAAGTTTAAAAGACAGTGAATATAGTCTGCCGAATGTTTTGGACGAGTTAG GTGTTTCAGGGTTCGTTAAGAGAGATAAAATAGGTCGAACACCTGATACAAGTATGTCTGGCACGAGGGGAAGAAGTATTCTAGGTATGGGAGAAGACAAGAACAAGACTGGGAAAGTAATATTTGCCTCCCATGTTGGAAGTGCACAAG ATGCTTTCTCGGATGAGGAAAACATAATAACTGTCGACACTTTAGCAACAGAGAGATCAAGCTACAGTGACGCCAGTTCCAAGACAAACAGCTCTTCTAGTCATACCAGTTCTCATGAAGGCGAGTTAGCAGAAAACTCTGAATTTGAGTCACCTCGTAGCTCGACTATTCCCACTGGTTCCTTTAAACCAGCTGATTGGTCTGATATGGAGAGGTCACTTCGAGGGCAAGTTTTTCGGACACCGGAGTGTGCAAGGCGCTTGAGCAGAGATATGGTGACACCTGAGAGAGCAGCCTGCAAGGGCAGAGAGCTTGTGCACAGTGTACTTGATGAGCAACCTTTATTCATAGATTCTCCTATGGCTGAATCTTTTCAAACAG AGGTTGATGCAGATTTATTAGACTTGTTGCCCTATGAAGCCAGTCTGCATGAGTCAAGTGGTTTCGTTCCATCATCGATGCCGCCATTCGATCTATCCCAAAATTGCAAACCAAGTGGTGTCAACAGAAATGAAGAAAAGCCATCCTCTGTA GCACACCAAGATGACACAGAGGACCTGATAGAACAGTACAGAAAGCTGAAAGAGATGACAACTGCAGCTACTGCCAATCAATATCACCTGTCAACTGCAGCCAATCAGTTTGCAGAAATGGTCACACCTACCAATCAGAAATTAACAAAACAAACTACTAAACCCTTATCGCGAGATGATGCGATTTGGTAG